The Tripterygium wilfordii isolate XIE 37 chromosome 1, ASM1340144v1, whole genome shotgun sequence sequence GGTTGCTTCTTGTACTCGAGTTGTGACAGAGCATTCGATTGAAGCTCCTCTTGAACTGAGCTGCTAAAACCATGAGTTCCAGTGgcagaagaagaagcaataccATCTCGTTGTCTCCATCGAAGACTCCCCATTTCTTCAAGATCATTCTTGAGGACACTATTCGAGAAGGAAAGCTTGTCACCACTTAGGgctcgtttttttttttcagtactGGCCCTTTTGAGATGATTGATGGATGATAGTCAACAGTACTCTCAGTTTGAGACTTTTTTTGGTAAAGATATATATGCTGCCTCGAGCTCTGAAGTTAACTATTGCATGTCATaactcttctctcttcttccaagTAATTGTCACATCACATACCAGTGAGTATTTCCCAAAAATTTGAACTAATTGAAAATTCTTGTTGCAGGCTTAGACAGTGTGTTGTTTGCTCACGTCTCAagcttttcttttttagttGCAAAGCCATGAATTCTACCAGCAGAAGAGGCCATGATGGATCTTCTGTTGCAGCATCAAAGAGAGCACATTTCTTCAAGCCAATTCTTGATGATACTATACGAGAAGGAAAGCTTGTaagcattttctttcttttcttactcTTCTCGACTTTTCTAGGTACTCAGGCAAGATCTTAAGCGTCCTTGTCTTGTTTAAGCAGTTTTACATGGTCATGCATGAATTAATAATGCCTTAGTGAGTTGTTCTAGTATAGTTATTCCTATTAACTGTGACTGTATCCTTTTTGAGTCTTTTAGATACACAAATAAATAAGGAGGTACTTCTAATTGAGACATTTTAATTAGTTTTGAAACTTacccagaaaaagaagaagcgtTTGAAGTGGTTTTTAGAGCAATGATGTGATTAGGTGAAAATTTTTGGGCTGGTTCTCTCCAGTCTCTATGTTGTTGCTGCTAATCTGCAGGAATTGCAACAAGTTTTACTGATATAGGTTTGTGTAACGGATTTTAATGTATTTAAGAGGCTTTACATACTCTCTTTTAAtgagtttttgtggattttggattgtaaaatagcAGTTATAAGTTTTACATCCTCCTTTGCATACTCTGTTGGAGTTGCCCTAAGTGTTGCCTTTTTACCTGTTCTTGTAATATTACTAGTGTCTGTTGCTGATCAGGGCTGTTGCTTTGTGACTTTAGTTTACGTTTTCAATGAAGTAATCTCTGCTTTCAGAAAGTACGAATAAAAGACGTTTCTTGAAGCAATGGAAAAACAGGATTTTCAATGTTTTTTGTGAATTTAATAGTTGCTGATTGCTCATGCATATTCGTAAttctttgattcaatgaatctccatttcttcaattttggttTTCTGTTGAACAAGGGATTACCAAGAGATTTTGTGAAAAAATCCGGAAGAAGCCTGCCAAGCTTAGTGATTCTTAAGGTCCCCACTGGTGCAGTTTGGCCTGTGGAATTGGCAAAGCGTGATGGCAAATTTTGGTTTCAAAATGGTTGGCAAGAATTTGCTGGGTATTATTCCCTTGACTATGGCCACATGCTAGTATTTGAGTATGATGGATGTAGCCATTTTCACGTAATCATATTTGATAAGAGTGCTACAGAGATCAAATATCCATGCGATGATACTAACTGTAGTGAGGAGCTTAAACACGCTGGAGAAAAACAAAAGCCTAAAGTAAGACGTAAAGCAAGAGAGAGATCGCCGTTACCTTGTCCTTTTCCACACAAGAAGGCAAGAAATGGTTCAACTGTTCATGGAAACAGCACTTCAATGTCAGTTCCACATTCTAGGCGAAACCATTTTACTCGTGAAGTTCCTCATGAAGTCGAAGGTACAGTTATTTTTGTCATGGTTTCTGCTCGTATCATTATTCTGAGTTTTTGATATGTTCTTCTGATTGCGATGAGTGCTAATGTACAAGGAGTAAAAGTTTCCTGCAAAAGGGAATTAGGCGTGTCTGCATCTGGATGGAGACGCCCAAAAACTAATGTTGAACAACGACTAACGAACCAAGAAAAAATTGAAGCTTTGCGGAGAACTAGTGGTTTCAGGTCTGCAAATCCTCATTTCAAGATTGTCATGCAGCCGTCATATGTTTCTTTCAGATTTGATTTGGTAAGGACAGAGTTTCATATTCTTAACATCTTGACTATTGGGATTGAATTTGCAAAACTAAAAACATGTTAAGAGGATTCCTTCAAATCATGGCTCAGTTTGAAATATTCTATACAGGTTATACCAGCAGAATTTGGCGAGATTTATATGAAGAAAAAGCGAAGTGATGTCGACTTATGTGTCTCTGATGGGAGAATTTGGCCTGCTAAATACTCGAAACATGAATTCCAATCAAATCCAAAAATCTATTATGGCTGGGAGAAATTTGCTCGTGATAATGGTTTAAGAGTCGGTGATGTATGTGTATTTGAGTTGATTGAGATCGACAAAATGCAACTGAAAGTTCACATCTACCATGCTGATGAAGAtctaaatatttacatgttgcAAGGTGAGAATGCATCTGCCAATTTAAATTGTAATGTTCATATATGATTCCGCTGATCCAAATATTCACTTGCGACTAGGTGAGAAGAAGACTTCTAATGAAGATTCAAAACCTCTTCGGGGAGGTATTActttcaaatctgaaaatcCTTGTTGCAGGGTGTTCATGcatccaagttatgttcgtagaGGATGTGGAATGGTAAGTTTTCAATTGCTATAGTTTGTATGTATTATTAATAATGTTCTACCAGAGGATTCCTTCAATCAGTACCTTCAAAGTTTTCTGTACAGAGAATGCCAGCAGGCTTTGGTAAGAAATATCTCCCAGAAGAGCGAAGTGATGTCACCCTTTGTACTCCTGACGGAAGAACTTGGCCTGTAGAGTATCATCGCCGTTCGTATCTCTATAAGGGGTGGCAGGAATTTGTGCATGATAACGATCTAGAAGTTGGTGACGTCTGCTTCTTCGAGTTGATTAAGATCTTTGAAACCAAACTGAAAGTTTCTATTTTCCGAGGTAATCAAGATCCaatataaatcttttttttttttctggccaGTTGAGAGGTTTCTGTTATGTAGCATGCATCATGATCCATATGTCTGTATGGTCGCATTATGATTCTCCTTTctgttctttgttttctttgccCCTTTTTTCCAATCAGGCAATAGACACAAGAGCTGATCGACTGAATGGGAGAAACGACAACGATGGAGGGCTATACAGCGTGACATAAATTTTGTTTCAGCAGGTGAAAGGCTTGAGGTATCATCACATGTATAAGTTGGTGTTGAAAGTTTTACTTTTTCCTGCAGTCACTGGCCCAGACTTGCCTAGCTAGGTTAATTGTGGATCAATTGAGACATTGTGAACTAGAAGATATTATTATGTTCAGTGCTTGTTTGGCTGTCCTTTGAATGCTACTCTGTTCTGGATTAGAGAAGTAAAGCTAATTTTGGTCTCATGGGAAGCTGATGTCTATTGCTGTACATTTCTAAGTTTGTGTTCAAAGTTTACTTTTTCTGGAGTCACTGCCCAGACTGGCCATGTTTAGGGTGAAAGCTAGGTTGATGGTGGATCAATTAGAGAAGGACAGCAAATTTTGCTTAGTGGCGGTTTCAAAATCtgatgtttagggtttaaggatgCCAGAGTCACAGTTGTTGGATTTTCTATAACGATCTCAGGATTTGGTATCTCAGTCATGGTATTCCTTTGTGGATGTGTGTTTTCAATGTTAGGAGATGGGCTATTAAGCTAGTTCTTATTTTGGGCCGGGTATTTCTTAACCTAGGTCCAACTCATTCCCCTAACAATTGGTAGGATTATGGGCCGATATAAGCCCAATTTTGTTCTAAATATGAATGAAAATATAGAAGATCTATattagattttgtttttgtataagATATGTAATCAACACATCTATTCAACCAATAGTTACCTCTTGGAAGGTAGTACTTTAGATATTTATATCAAACATGGAAATTTATGATAGGATAGACAAGACAGGTTTAATAGGGGTGGTAAAATTATGTTCGGTCTGCATGGTCGAATTTGTCAGATCCGAATTAAGAAGTTTGGAAATATGTTACATGTCTAAAATTCgggtcaaaataaaaaaatttgtcttGTTTAAAATCGGATATGAATCTAAATACATAAATTTTGTTCGGATTAAGTCATTATTCGATTTATTTGTCTGCATTTAAATCAatttgggttttgtaaattaaaTATGTCCAAAATTCAATCCGTATTAGAATATGAACATGTAACTATTTTGTAAAGACATGATGTCTAAcctaaaaccttttttttctgcCACCCCTAAAGTTTAATCTAATGGTTATATAGAGACGGTTGGGTAGATTTCCAAACCAACTTGGTGCCCTACCACGGATCTCATTAAAAAGTATGAAGAGAGGATGGTTGCGAAGTTGACAAGCCAGAGGTAGGGGACCGTGGGGTGTAATTATCACGGCATATTTAATTTTAGGTCAAGAAAAAAATGTCTCTCCCGTCCTGCACTGCAAGTCTGCGAGGCTTTTCTTCTTAACTCGGAGAAATTGAACCCAAAGACAAAACCCATGTCCCTGTCGGCCATTCGGAGTACCGCGTAATAGCTTCGATTGAGCCAACGGTCAGGCAAAccaaattgaaatttgaaagcaaCCCGCTGTTGTTttcacaaaaatcaaatttaattaaatgatttattttatatatgtatttaactGTACCTGCCAGGTTTAGTATTTTCATGGATTAGGCTTCTCTAAATCATATGTGTGAGATTCTAGAAGTTATTTAGGATAAAATTGTATGGACTCGGAAGATAATTTTAGTTCGGTTTTCTATTTGGGGCAATACCCTTATAACCATGCGTTGATCGTTGAGCTTTGACACAATTTAGCCTATCATAAATTGAGAAATATCgttttcctttaaaattaaaaaggatTAGGCTTCgggagaaaaattaaaatatcctATTGTGAACACCCTATATTGAACGGAACTATAATTTAGTATTAAATTATATACATTGAATAATATGATGGGAAttgtcgtttttttttttcataaaagagGGGGAATGgggatttatttttatttttttaataatctcgTATTTTTTAtctcaataaaattttaaaatatttagatTATGTTCATCTCCATCCAATTTGATCAGTCTCAAACTAAGCAATGTTaatattatgaaaaatattatttaatttttgaattaATGGGATAAAATTGCGCATGAAATACATTTTGTGATGGACAATTTTCCACACATTATTATCAAAGGTTATGTGATTCTTGTTCAAGTTAGAAGAAAAGTCTACAACTCTGCCTCAAAGGTTGGGCTTTGATGGTCAACAGTTTTATCTGTCATGGCAAATGGGAATTATTATCAATATCACTATTGGATGATGTGTCCATGGCCCAATTCCTTTAACACTGGAGTATGATTCCACGTCGCTTAGATGTCGAAATTTAGTTAAGCATATAATTGAACTCAAATTATTTAACAGTATTTTGGGCTTAAACTAGTATGGATGGGTATCGAGTCTAGAAAAACCAAATCGTGCAAGCGTCGTTTCAAAAAAGACATTGTTTTTAGTGTCGaaatgatagggatctcagtaGTTTGTATCAAGTTATTCTAACTGTTAAGTTGTATGCATATGATTTCATGTAAGACATATGCAGTCCACGAATTCACTTAGATCTTGTGCTTCCAACTCAACAATTGAAATAACTTAAATGCCTACAGTTGaaatgtttatcattttcgaatAATATCAGTCTCTAGAATTGATGTTGCGACTTGCTTTTTAGCAATATTATTCCTGTAAATCCCACGATCTCCTTTGTTGTGAAGGGTATTGCAAGTATACAattcgcacaagtaataaagtgaTGAGATGAGAGGGACAGGAGGAATTTTAAGGAGGCCAGCGTTGTTTCTAAATGCGACGTGTAGCCCAATCAGAGCCATCGTCAAATGTCTCATTCCAGTCGAAGAGATTAGATTCGATTTCCTCCGCAAAAGTACTAGCATAAGGCTGCCGCCAGACAGCAATGAGAATCTGAGCAGGACGATACCTATTAAGATCACACATGTGGGGCCTGAAACGTTGCATGTAGTTATGATCTCTACAGCATGGAACATCAACAGTAGTATCGTTTCCATGAAAATGTATTGACAAGTAATTAAATACCGATTATGATTAAGTTCCATGCTATTTGTAGAATCGATTTGGTGTTTTGATTTACTACAAATGTAAAGCAAGAAGATTAAATGCTAGGACAAAGATGTAATTCAAGTGTTAAAAGCACTAGGGTATCTAATTTCACCGTCTTTTATCTGATTCAACTCCCTTGACTCCATATAACCCACTAATTACTATCTCTTGTTGATAATAGGTATCCCTAACCTCTTCGATGCTAGTTACAGCAAAAGTACCTCAATCCTTAACCcgtgttattcctaacattcggatTGAAGAAATAAATACCTATTAAGATTTATGGATTAAccgtgtagcgattgcataagtcatactcctatattcctatggttaaTGCAATATATGGTATCTATGGTGAGAAGCAAACTCTAAGCATCTTCTCTTGGTCTCAACCTAGGTAACATATCATTTGGGTAGTGATCAAGCTCCCAAAAACATTAAGCATACACATAAATACTCTACAAAgaatagaaatcaagaaataagaaatAAGAAAACCAAGTTcattaaatcatcaaagtcgagtTATATTAGAATCCTAACAAGAGTATCTAACCACTTATGAAGTTCaaataaatatcaatacaatgaataaaagccataattgtaaGAATAAAAGAGAGACAGAAGAAACCCTATGAGATTCCTCTTCTTTCTGTCTTGATTTTGACTTTTGTTGTCCTCTTTTCCCCACTTTGTGGGAAATTGCAATTGCACAATAATTATGCAGTATCAATTCTGAATTGGACtaaaacaaatgtaaatggATGCATAAAGTAAAACATCCTTTCCCTGCCATCTAATTTACGTTCCCTGCAAATTAAAAATACGGCTAAACCATATTCTCTGTCCTCGAAATTATACGCTTTTCTCGTTTATGtcattaaagtttaaaattcatCCCTTATATTCTTGATGTTTCAAAAAGTTTACAAATTTATTCCGTACATCACTTCCGACTATAAACTCGCCGGATTTTGAACATGTGGCAACTGCAGTACAAGTGGCATacataattttgataaaaaaaaaagccaaatcAATAAAACCAATTTATTTTTCTCAGAAAAAAACcaatttatattaaattaatggaTTATACTTTTtagatttaagaaaaaaataatttaataccTTTTCTGTCCTTCCTCTCGTTCTTCcgatttttttcttcaccacCAAATCATCGACTCTATGTAATCTACCGCCCCACTTCCCTACGTTTTGCCATCTCTGACCTTAAAGTCTCTTCCCTCAACCTCATCTCATCATCTAAactaatttccaacataatctCAACATCACAACCCAGATTTGAGCCACAAGAACGGAGTTCCATCATAGATTAAGCTCAAGACTAAAGTGAAAGGGGTTGTGGTTCAAGATCTAAAAATGGACTTTCTTTATGAAGTTCAACATTTGAGAGTCAAGATTCAAGATTTGAAAAATAGACTTTCTTTTACAAGGTTCAAGATCTAAGAGTCAAAATTCAAGATCTGGAACAGAATTTCTGAGGTTACAAACCAAATACAGGGGCTgtaattcttttaaaaaaatcatgtttagTAGGTTAGAAAAGATAGAAAGATAAAGAATTGAGAGAAATAGACGAACTCAAAGGCAAACCCTGAAGCCTTG is a genomic window containing:
- the LOC119998772 gene encoding B3 domain-containing transcription factor VRN1-like isoform X1 — its product is MNSTSRRGHDGSSVAASKRAHFFKPILDDTIREGKLGLPRDFVKKSGRSLPSLVILKVPTGAVWPVELAKRDGKFWFQNGWQEFAGYYSLDYGHMLVFEYDGCSHFHVIIFDKSATEIKYPCDDTNCSEELKHAGEKQKPKVRRKARERSPLPCPFPHKKARNGSTVHGNSTSMSVPHSRRNHFTREVPHEVEGVKVSCKRELGVSASGWRRPKTNVEQRLTNQEKIEALRRTSGFRSANPHFKIVMQPSYVSFRFDLVIPAEFGEIYMKKKRSDVDLCVSDGRIWPAKYSKHEFQSNPKIYYGWEKFARDNGLRVGDVCVFELIEIDKMQLKVHIYHADEDLNIYMLQGEKKTSNEDSKPLRGGITFKSENPCCRVFMHPSYVRRGCGMRMPAGFGKKYLPEERSDVTLCTPDGRTWPVEYHRRSYLYKGWQEFVHDNDLEVGDVCFFELIKIFETKLKVSIFRGNRHKS
- the LOC119998772 gene encoding B3 domain-containing transcription factor VRN1-like isoform X3; translation: MNSTSRRGHDGSSVAASKRAHFFKPILDDTIREGKLGLPRDFVKKSGRSLPSLVILKVPTGAVWPVELAKRDGKFWFQNGWQEFAGYYSLDYGHMLVFEYDGCSHFHVIIFDKSATEIKYPCDDTNCSEELKHAGEKQKPKVRRKARERSPLPCPFPHKKARNGSTVHGNSTSMSVPHSRRNHFTREVPHEVEVSCKRELGVSASGWRRPKTNVEQRLTNQEKIEALRRTSGFRSANPHFKIVMQPSYVSFRFDLVIPAEFGEIYMKKKRSDVDLCVSDGRIWPAKYSKHEFQSNPKIYYGWEKFARDNGLRVGDVCVFELIEIDKMQLKVHIYHADEDLNIYMLQGEKKTSNEDSKPLRGGITFKSENPCCRVFMHPSYVRRGCGMRMPAGFGKKYLPEERSDVTLCTPDGRTWPVEYHRRSYLYKGWQEFVHDNDLEVGDVCFFELIKIFETKLKVSIFRGNRHKS
- the LOC119998772 gene encoding B3 domain-containing transcription factor VRN1-like isoform X2 — its product is MSSSGRRRSNTISLSPSKTPHFFKIILEDTIREGKLGLPRDFVKKSGRSLPSLVILKVPTGAVWPVELAKRDGKFWFQNGWQEFAGYYSLDYGHMLVFEYDGCSHFHVIIFDKSATEIKYPCDDTNCSEELKHAGEKQKPKVRRKARERSPLPCPFPHKKARNGSTVHGNSTSMSVPHSRRNHFTREVPHEVEGVKVSCKRELGVSASGWRRPKTNVEQRLTNQEKIEALRRTSGFRSANPHFKIVMQPSYVSFRFDLVIPAEFGEIYMKKKRSDVDLCVSDGRIWPAKYSKHEFQSNPKIYYGWEKFARDNGLRVGDVCVFELIEIDKMQLKVHIYHADEDLNIYMLQGEKKTSNEDSKPLRGGITFKSENPCCRVFMHPSYVRRGCGMRMPAGFGKKYLPEERSDVTLCTPDGRTWPVEYHRRSYLYKGWQEFVHDNDLEVGDVCFFELIKIFETKLKVSIFRGNRHKS